From Jeotgalibacillus haloalkalitolerans:
TCATCCTCCCAAATACAATTATTCGTTTACTTTCACCATTGAAGGACGGATTACGCGGTCCTTCAGCTTATAACCTTTTTGTAATTCTTCAATGACTGTATTTGATTCATAACCTTCTTCAGATACCTGCATAACTGCCTGATGAAGGTTCGGGTCAAACTGCTGACCTGTTGACTCAATGATTTCCACACCCTCAGCTTTCAATGCTTCCAAAAGGCTTGAGTGTACCATCTGCATTCCTTTTAACAGTGAAGCAGACTCATCATTTGTTGTCTCTATATTCAGTGCACGTTCAAAATTGTCAAGCGCAGGTAAAATTCCTGTCACGACATTTTGAGCACGATACTTTTGTAAAGTTTCGTTTTCTTTTTGAATACGGCGTCTGTAGTTATCAAATTCCGCACGAAGACGTAAATACTTATCTTCAGCTTCCTCTGCCTGTTGCTGCCAGTTTACTGCTTCAGCTTCTGTTGACTTTTCCTGTTGAGCTGCATTTTCTGCAGTCTCCTCAGTTTCTTCAACCGCTTCTGCTTTTACTTTTTCTGCTGTTTCCTGCTGTACATCTTTTTCTGACACGATCTTTCACCTCCTTGAAATGCTTTCCCTTTTTATTCATGCGTAAACGCCTGAATAATAGAGTGCATGAATCTCTTCAGGAAAATGCACTGCCGGGCAATGGCCAGCGGCAGGCATTATTTTTCATCTGAATCATAAAAACTCGATAATGCTTTAGATAAATCCATACTGATCACATTCAGCAGGCTGATCACCCTTGAATACTCCATTCTGGTAGGACCGAGTATCGCAAGTGAACCGCTTTGGCCTCCGATAACCGGAAATGATGCAGTGATCAGAGAAACGTCTTTTAACGCCTCATTGTTGTTCTCTTTCCCAATTCTGATCTGAATACCAGAACCGCTGTTTTCTTTGATCAGCGGATACAGATAATCCTCTTTATCAATGACATCCATAAGCATTCTGAGCTTATCAATATCATTGAATTCAGGCTGGTTCATCATATTCATCTTTCCGCCAAAAAACAGTTTATCATGAACCGGTACGTTCATAATCTGCGCAAATGCTTCGATCATGAGATCATAATTTGCAATATGGCGTTTCAGAAATAATGCTACCTCTTTGTACATCTTGTCATGAAGCTCCGCAAGCGGCGTGCCGGTCAGCTTTTCATTCAGTATTCTGACCATCCGTTCAATATCTTCCGGATTCAGTCCGGGCGGAATCGTAAACCTTTTGTTTTCAACATGTCCTGTATCTGTCACGATAATCGCGATTGCACTGTCCTGGTTTAAAGGGATAATCTGAACGCTTTTCACCTTGTTATCATGGTGATCCGGCCCAAGAACAATCGATGTGTAATTCGTCATCTGTGACAGGATTTCAGCTGAGCGCTGAACGACATTTTCAATTTCAAGAATTCTGTCTGCAAAGATTGATTGTATCTGAGACATATCCTTTTTCTTTAATGCCTGCGGTGAGAGCAGGTGATCCACATAAAAACGATATCCTTTTTCTGAAGGAATACGCCCTGATGAAGTATGGGTTTTTTCTAAAAGGCCCATTTCTTCAAGGTCATACATTTCATTCCTGATTGTAGCGGAACTGAAAGGAATTTCATCTTTTTTGGACAGGCTTCTCGAACCTACCGGCTGGGCAGAGCGAATAAAATCATCAATAATCACTTGAAGAATAAGTAATTGCCGATCTGTTAGCATCTTTTATCACCCCTGTTAGCACTCACTTATCACGAGTGCTAAATCTATTTCTTAAGTTATCAAATGATGATTTTACTGTCAACGACTATGCATTAATTTAATCCAAGAAATGATTGAAAAACTTCATTTCCAAGAAATCTTCCTTCACGCGTTAATCTGATCCGGTCATTATCAATCTCCAGCAGGTTTCTCCCTGTCATATCTTTTACCGGTGATTCAAATACCTGCATCAACTCAGTATTAAATTTCTGCTTAAAGTGCGGAATCGATACACCTGCTGTTTTTCTCAACCCAAGGAACATCTCTTCTTCCATTTTCTCATGAGCTGTTACTTCAGCCTGATGGAATATAGGTAATTTCCCGTCTTTAAGAGATTGAATGTATTTGGAAACGGGCCCGATATTTGAATATCTGACGCCATTTACATAACCATGTGCACCTGCACCGAAGCCGTAATAGCTTTCATTTTCCCAGTAAGTCAGGTTATGAAGGCTTTCAAAGCCCGGTTTGGCAAAGTTGCTGATTTCGTACTGGTGCAGCCCTTTTGCTGCCATTTTATCCATGAGCAGATCGTACATAGCCGCTTCAGCATCCTCACCCGGCAGAGGGAGACGCCCTTTTCTCATCAGGTTATAAAAGACTGTCTTAGGCTCAACGATCAGTGAATACCCTGAATAATGAGGCAGATCTAGTTCAAGCGCACGGTCAATTGTATCTTCAAAATCTTCAAGTGTCTGTTCAGGCAGCGCATAGATCAGGTCAATGCTGATATTACTGAAGCCTTCTTCCTGTGCTTCTTTCACAGAACGGTATACATCTTCAGACCGGTGATTACGCCCGATCTTTTCGAGCAGCCTGTCATTGAAGGACTGTACGCCAAAGCTGAGCCTGTTCACGCCGTATGCTTTCAGCACGCTAATTTTATCCTTACTGAGATCTCCCGGGTTGGCTTCAAATGTGTATTCCGTGTCTTCTGTGATATCAAAGACTGACTGAATCCCGGTACATAACTTTTCGAGCTGGGCCGCACTGAGCGCAGTAGGTGTTCCCCCACCGACAAATATACTTTTCATTGACTGCGTGCCCTTTTGTGTTGTACGCATTTCCTGAATGAGCATCTCTATATACTCATCAACCGGCTGGTTTTTCATAAAGACTTTATTAAAATCACAGTAGTGGCAGATATGGTGACAAAACGGAATGTGTATATATACTGCTGATGTCATGCTTTTCCTCATTCCTTTAACATAGAAAAAGGGACGTTTCCTGCTGTATGCAGAATCCGCTCCCCTTTCACATGTATAAAAATTATTTTTCCCCTTCATCCATCTGAAGGACAGCCATAAAGGCTTCTTATGGTGATGTTGGTACGGAGTGTATCTTAATGTATTCTATTGTATTTAGCAATCCATACAGATCAAGGGCTTTTATTTCCTTTTAGTATCTTAACATCATTTTTCATATTTTTGTTTATCTTAGTGTATTTTATTGTAACGGTGGCACTGCGGTGGAAAACAATATAATGCCAGTGAAATTGAGTGAAACCAAATACCTCCTATTCATGTATACTGTTGGTAAATACATATAGGAGGTTTTTATTTGAATACAACTAAAAAAGTACCTGTGTATAAAAGGAAATGGTTCATTATATTAATTCCCACTTTATTCGTTATCGGTTTAATCGGCAATTTGTTTCAAGATGAAAATGATGAATCGGGTCTTAGTAGTGAAGAAAATATTGAAGAGTTAAATAGGATTGCAGATCAATTAAAGAGTGATTTGGCTGTTCAGGATATTGAAGATACAGCAAGTGCTACTCAAGAAGAAGAGGCTATTGAAAAAGAAGACTACGAAGAAAAAGTTACAGCTGATGAAAAAGAAGTGTTTTTAAATTCAGTTGGCTCAAGGTTTGATTCGACTATGGATCGCTATGATGAAATTTGGGCTGATCATTATGAAGAACCTATGTCCTCATTTAGTGAGGGTTCCTTGGATATCTATTCCGCATATAAGGAAATCAGCCATGCTGAGAACCAATATGAAATACTTACTATTACTATTGATGAATTGGATATTCCAGAAGAGCTGTCCGATGAAGCAACCGAAAACATTAGTGGATACCAAAGTGAGATGAAAGAAGCAATTTCTTACCGCTTATCTGCTATAAGAAGAACCTTAAAAATGATTGACGATAACAATTACTCACCTAAAGAAGTAACAACTATTGAAGGGCAAATTGTAGAATCAAATAAGTATGTATTAAATGCCACAGTGTATGTAGCTTCTCTCAAAGCTTATTACGAAATCACTGAATGATCCTCCCCTGCCCTATCAGCAGGGGTTTACTTATGCATGATTTACGCCAACCACATGATCGAAACTGACCTTCACTTCATCCGCATTCTCTTCTATTAATATGTACCGCTTCTGGTACTCAATCATTTTCACCATTCCAGTGATGCTGGAAATCCGATTTTCTTTAAATATCTTCAGCTCAATCTCCTGCTGAAACTCACAGGCCTCTTGGATCGTCAGAAAGATCATCTCCATCATTTGCTCATCCATGATCGGTTGCTTTTCAGCATTGTATTTATATTCAAAGAAATCACGTAGCTGCCCCACATGTTCAGGCAGCATCATACTGGTCCACTTAATCGTGCCGCGGTCTCTATTTTTATCATCCACTTAGATCACCATCTTTTCACGTTTAATCACAGGGACAATTGAAAGAACATTATCATATTGGAAGGTACGTACGGCACCACGCTTGAAGCAGAAGGCTGTGAATGAAGTATTATGAAGATTCCGGATCCTTATTTTTCGCTCAGAGCATTGGCCAGACTTATCCATATAGATCATCTTTACCGTGTGGTTTTGCTGCTGGTACTTCATTAGCTGTTCTCTCATAATGTTCCCTCCTTTTGTTTGATTATACGAACAAACGTTCTATTTGTAAATATTATAAATTTTTCCTTCCAATTAGTTTTAATTAAATGTAACATTTTAACTACAAAGAACTGGGGAGTGATTAATTTTGACTACAGTCTATTTACCAACTCGCTTTAAACGAACAACTATCAATTTTATTTTAGAAGACATTATTAACGAAGACCTTCACCCGAAATCAGACGAATTCACATTTGACTTTTCGCGTCTTACTTTCATTGAACCGGCTGCTATAACTTTACTTAGCAATTTATTCGAATGGTTATTACATAACGATGTTAAAGTTTATATTGATCTACCTGATAAATATGGGGATAAACCTAATTGTCCGATTAAGTTTTTAGATGACTCCCTGTTCTTTAAGGAGTATTTAGAAAAACCATTATATGAAGATCCTCATCCAAGAGTAACTACATTACCACTTACAAAAGTCCACTACACTAACAGTCAACAGTGGATAGATAATAATTTCAAACCATGGTTGGCCCGCCGATTAGATGTCCATGTTAGCAGGCTAGATACAATTAGCATGTGTATTGGAGAAGTCTTTAATAACATTGTTGATCATACTGATACTGAAATAGGTTCGGTATTTGCTCAGCACTACCCACAAACAGATTGTATTAAAATATGTGTAGCTGATTTTGGAATAG
This genomic window contains:
- the grpE gene encoding nucleotide exchange factor GrpE, whose product is MVSEKDVQQETAEKVKAEAVEETEETAENAAQQEKSTEAEAVNWQQQAEEAEDKYLRLRAEFDNYRRRIQKENETLQKYRAQNVVTGILPALDNFERALNIETTNDESASLLKGMQMVHSSLLEALKAEGVEIIESTGQQFDPNLHQAVMQVSEEGYESNTVIEELQKGYKLKDRVIRPSMVKVNE
- the hrcA gene encoding heat-inducible transcriptional repressor HrcA; this translates as MLTDRQLLILQVIIDDFIRSAQPVGSRSLSKKDEIPFSSATIRNEMYDLEEMGLLEKTHTSSGRIPSEKGYRFYVDHLLSPQALKKKDMSQIQSIFADRILEIENVVQRSAEILSQMTNYTSIVLGPDHHDNKVKSVQIIPLNQDSAIAIIVTDTGHVENKRFTIPPGLNPEDIERMVRILNEKLTGTPLAELHDKMYKEVALFLKRHIANYDLMIEAFAQIMNVPVHDKLFFGGKMNMMNQPEFNDIDKLRMLMDVIDKEDYLYPLIKENSGSGIQIRIGKENNNEALKDVSLITASFPVIGGQSGSLAILGPTRMEYSRVISLLNVISMDLSKALSSFYDSDEK
- the hemW gene encoding radical SAM family heme chaperone HemW, whose product is MTSAVYIHIPFCHHICHYCDFNKVFMKNQPVDEYIEMLIQEMRTTQKGTQSMKSIFVGGGTPTALSAAQLEKLCTGIQSVFDITEDTEYTFEANPGDLSKDKISVLKAYGVNRLSFGVQSFNDRLLEKIGRNHRSEDVYRSVKEAQEEGFSNISIDLIYALPEQTLEDFEDTIDRALELDLPHYSGYSLIVEPKTVFYNLMRKGRLPLPGEDAEAAMYDLLMDKMAAKGLHQYEISNFAKPGFESLHNLTYWENESYYGFGAGAHGYVNGVRYSNIGPVSKYIQSLKDGKLPIFHQAEVTAHEKMEEEMFLGLRKTAGVSIPHFKQKFNTELMQVFESPVKDMTGRNLLEIDNDRIRLTREGRFLGNEVFQSFLGLN
- a CDS encoding YolD-like family protein, whose amino-acid sequence is MDDKNRDRGTIKWTSMMLPEHVGQLRDFFEYKYNAEKQPIMDEQMMEMIFLTIQEACEFQQEIELKIFKENRISSITGMVKMIEYQKRYILIEENADEVKVSFDHVVGVNHA
- a CDS encoding transcriptional regulator, yielding MREQLMKYQQQNHTVKMIYMDKSGQCSERKIRIRNLHNTSFTAFCFKRGAVRTFQYDNVLSIVPVIKREKMVI
- a CDS encoding ATP-binding protein; protein product: MTTVYLPTRFKRTTINFILEDIINEDLHPKSDEFTFDFSRLTFIEPAAITLLSNLFEWLLHNDVKVYIDLPDKYGDKPNCPIKFLDDSLFFKEYLEKPLYEDPHPRVTTLPLTKVHYTNSQQWIDNNFKPWLARRLDVHVSRLDTISMCIGEVFNNIVDHTDTEIGSVFAQHYPQTDCIKICVADFGIGIAKNIQEKYDANLTDREALILSIKEGFTTQDTPRNRGAGLATLVKNIVTQNKGAVCIMSNSGILSNKIHSEAGIIATDSYSYYPGTFIEIVLNTTNIEQILDHEEEFEWEF